One Atribacteraceae bacterium genomic window, GCATTCGGAACGACCGCCATCAACATGGCTATGTGCATTCCAGCGGCTTATGCGGTGGCCCGTCTGCGATTTCGTATTAAGGGGTTCATGATGTATTTGTTCTTGGTCGTTCAGATGTTCTCCCCGATCATCGTGGTCATTGCCCTGTTTCGTACTATTGCCCAACTGGGCCTACTGGACAATCTCTGGTCACTGATCTTTACCAATGGGGTGTTTACTCTGGCCTTTGCCACCTGGCTTTTGGCCGGCTATTTTCGGAGTATCCCTCGGGAAATTGAAGAGGCGGCGTTGATCGACGGGTGTTCCCGCCTGCAAACCATCTCCCGGGTGGTGATCCCGATTGCCATGCCCGGTCTGGTGACCACGGTGATTTATACCTTTATCACGGCCTGGAATGAATTCATGTTCGCCCTTACCTTCATCACCTCCATGGATAAACGTCCCCTGACCCTGGGTCTGTATAATTTCGTGGGTCGCTGGACCGTGCAGTGGCATTACCTGATGGCTTCGGCTATTCTGGCCA contains:
- a CDS encoding carbohydrate ABC transporter permease, whose amino-acid sequence is MKGYRYLVYPAIVFILAVLLFPFFVTISTALKPLEEVYAAPPHWIPRNVQLENFSVIWTKYPLWAYFRNSFIVAFGTTAINMAMCIPAAYAVARLRFRIKGFMMYLFLVVQMFSPIIVVIALFRTIAQLGLLDNLWSLIFTNGVFTLAFATWLLAGYFRSIPREIEEAALIDGCSRLQTISRVVIPIAMPGLVTTVIYTFITAWNEFMFALTFITSMDKRPLTLGLYNFVGRWTVQWHYLMASAILAMIPVIILFLLIEKQLVQGLAGGAVKG